In the Streptomyces cinnamoneus genome, GCCGCCTTCGCCGGCGCGTGGGTGGAGTCCCGGCACCGCGGCCGCGGGCTGGCCCGTCGCGCCTTGGCGCGTGAGCTGCGCACCAAGGGGGTGGATGCGACGCTGATCGACGAGGCGGTCGGCCAGCTGGACGCCGAGCAAGAGGAGCGCACGGCCCGGGAGCTGGTCGAGCGCAAGCTGCGCTCGACGCGCGGCCTGGACCGCGAGAAGCGCATCCGCCGCCTCGCCGGGATGCTGGCCCGCAAGGGCTACTCCGAGGGCCTCGCCCTGCGCGTGGTGCGCCGCGCGCTGGAGGAGGAGGGCGACGACCCCGAGCTGCTGGAGTGGTATCTGCCGGAGGGCTAGGGGCGTCCGACGGGGCGCACGGGCCCTGCCGTTCCCCGGCTACCGCCGGGAGGTTCCCCCAGCGCCAGACGCCGCTCGCTGGTCCGCGAAGATCCACCGGACATGCCCCGGGGGGTGCCCTGGGGATGAGTCCGGGCCGTGGTTCCCCTTCGCCGTCGCCGGGATGTGCCCCGGCGCCGGATACGCCACGGCCCGGGCTGATCCCTAAGGCACGCCCCGGCCCGGCCCTGCCGCTCCCGCCGCCCCCGCCCCGGGGGAGAGCACCGGCAGCCCCGCTGCGCGCCAGGCCTGGAAACCGCCCACCACGTCCGTCGCCCGGTGCAGTCCCAGGCGGTGCAGGGACACCGCGGCCAGCGACGAGGCGTAGCCCTCGTCGCAGAGCACGATCACCCACAAGCCGTGGCTCGTGGCCTGCGCCGCCCGGTGGTCGCAGGCCGGGTCCAGCCGCCACTCCAGCTCGTTGCGCTCCACGACGAGTGCGCCGGGGATCGTGCCGTCGCGCTCCCGCAGCGCCGCATAGCGGATGTCGACCAGCAGCCCCCCGTCGGCCTGCGCGGCGGCGGCCCCTGCCGGGCTCAGCCGGTCGAGGCCGGCGCGGGCGGCGGTCAGCAGTTCCTCGATCCTCATCCCCACTCCTCCGGCCACTCCACCTGCTCCAGCCGCAGCACCTGCCCCGTGCGGCCGTAACGCCGCATCATCGGCAACGGCGGGTAGTAGGCGTGCACGGACACCGCGTGCTCCGTGGGGGAGGTGTTGAACACCTGGTGCACATGGTGCGGACCGAAGGCCCGGCCGTCGCCGCCGGTGAGCCGTCGCTCGCGGTCGACGCCGTCCGCCAGCTCCAGCACCTTCCAGCCCTCCGTGGGCAGTTGCGCCGCCAGCGACTGCTCGGTCAGCCCTCCGGCGGCCGCGGCGAACGCGCCGTGCGAGCCGCCGTGGTCGTGCCAGCCGGTGCCGGCCCCCGGTGGCCAGCCGATCAGCCAGGCCTCACTCCCGCCCGGCCCCTCCAGCCGGATCCAGGTCCGCCCTTCGGGGTCGAGGGGCAGCGCCGCGACGAGTTCGGCGTCGGCGGCCGTCCGCCGGACGAAAGCGAGGAGCTCGGCCTCCGAGGGGGCGCTCTGGGGGGCGAGGGATGCCTGGCAGGAGGACGTGGAAGTGCGTACGCGGAAAGACACGATGACCGTCCTGAGTGATCGCGAAGGAGCGCGCGCGGCGCTCAGCGCCCGGCAGCGCGCGGGAGGAAAGGCGGATCAACAGGACGGACGACAGACGCAGCCCGCGTAGCGGACGAGGTCCAGATGGACCCTCCGCCAGAAGCGCAAGCCGGTGTCAGTCACGCTCCGGAGTCAACCATGCGCTCCAACGGCCGGTCAACGGTTGGCCGTAGCCTCACTGGCCGCGGTGGCCTCCTCCTCGCTCGCTCCGGCCGCCTCACCGGCACCGGCGGCACCGCCCCGCGCGGCGTCCGCGCACGCGTACAGCTCCGCCGGCCGGACGCCGGCCAGGGCTGCCACGAGGTGCCCGTCCGGCCGCACCACGAGCACGGTGTGCGCGTCCGCCCCCGGATACCCCTCGGTGACCAGCAGTTCCGCCGCCATGGGCAGCGCCGAGACCGCCGCCGCCAGCCGGGGCATCAGGCCCGCGCCCATCCAGTGCCGTCGCTCCCACACGCCCGTGCCCGGCGCGACGAGCACCACGAGCAGGTCGCCGCCGAGCCGGTCGCGCAGCCGGGTGTCCGAACCGTCCGGCGCGGTCACGGCCACGTCCGCCACCTGCTCCCCGATCGCCGTACCGACCGTCACCGAACTCGCCGGCGGCGCGGCCGGGACGAGGGGCGTACGGGCGTACACCGCAGGCGTCCCCAGCAGCCCGCGCCCCAGGTGCCCCTCGGTCAGCACCATGTCGTGGCCGCGCGCGGCGCCCGGCACGACCACGCGCCGCACCGAGCGCCAGCCGCCCTGGCCGCGCACCGCCGGCAGGGTCCGGTCGGCAGCGCGCAGCCGGGCCGCCACGGCACCCCGCCGCTCGGCCTGGTAACTGTCGAGCAGGGCGTCCGAACCGCCGTGGTGCCAGGCCAGCGCGAGCTTCCAGGCCAGGTTCTCGGCGTCCTTCAGCCCTTCGTCGAGTCCCTGCGTGCCCAGCGCCCCCAGCAGATGCGCGGCGTCCCCGGCGAGGAAGGCGCGCCCGCTGCGCCAGCGGCGCGCGAGGCGGTGGTGAACGGCGTGCACGCCGGTGTCCAGGAGGTCGTACGTGGGCACCTCTCCGCACCACACGCCCAGGGCGTCGTTCACCCGGGCCAGCAGGGCGTCGGGCGTCACCAGCTCGCCGTCCGGCGGCAGCGGCCAGTCGAGCCGCCACACCCCTCCCGGCAGCGGACGGGCCGTCACCTCCCCGCCGCGCGGCGGCGAACGGTGCAGCACGGCCTCGCCGGGCCAGGGCAGTTCGGCCCGCAGCGCGGCGACTGCGTGCCGTTCCACGGCGGTGCGCCCCGGGAAGCGGGCGCCCAGCAACTTGCGCACCACCGAGCGGGCCCCGTCACAGCCGACGAGATAACCGGCCCGCCACTGCGTGCCGTTGTCGCCGCCGGTGTGGACGGTGACGCCGGAGGGGTCCTGCTTCAGCATCGTCAGCCGGCTGTCCCGGACGATGCGCACGTCCGCCTCGCCGGCGAGCGCCGCGCACAGTTCCCGCGTCAGGGCGTGCTGGGGCAGGTGCAGCGGAGACGGTTCTGCCGGTGTCGCGCCCGGATCGCCGTCGCCCTCGTGGTCGTCCGTCTCGTCGGGCTTCCGCTGCGCCTCCCCGGCCCCCGGCGCCGCGAAGGGCACGTGGGCCACCACCGACCTGCGGTGCAGCGTGCGCCAGCCCGTCCAGCGGGTGCCCTCCGTCGTGGCGCACCCGAGCCGTTCGAGCAGGGCGGCGGTCTCCGGCCGCAGCACGACCGTGCGGGCCAGGCGCCCCTCCTGCTGCTCCGCGCTCCGGTACGAGGCCTCGTCGAGGACGGTGACCGGGACCTCGTAGCGGGCCAGGGCCAGCGCCAGGGTGAGCCCCACGGGCCCGGCCCCGACGACGATCACCGGGTCCACGGCACGACCCCCCGGCACGCGGAGCGGACGGCGACGGCGTTCCCACCGTGCGCGTGGTGCGTACGGGACGTACGGGGACTGGCAGGGGGAAAACGGAGCGCGATCACAGAACGTATGCAACCCATTGCCGCAGCGTGCGTCAAGTGATCGGAGGTCTCCTCACGGCGCGCCGTACGCGTGCGCCCCGTCGGCCGCGCACGGCCGACGGGGCGTCACCTGGCGTGTGGTCAGCCCGCCTGCACGCCGTCCGCGCCGGCGCCGCCCGCGGTGGTCTCGGCCGTCAGCGCCGCCCCGTTCAGAGGCATCGCCGGCGGAGTCCCCTTGCGCGAGCGCTTCGTGCGCCGTTCGATCCATGTGGCGACGGAGGACAGCGCCAGGCACAGCAGGATGTAGATCGAGCCGAAGACGATCACCATCGGGATGAACGCGTAGACCCCGTTCACCGGTGGCGTCTGCTGGGCGAAGGACTTGCCGACGAACAGCAGCTCCTCGTACAGGATGATGAAGCCGAGCGAGGTGTCCTTCAGGGTCACCACGAGCTGGCTGATGATCGACGGCAGCATCGAGCGGACGGCCTGCGGCACGAGCACGCTCGTCATCACCTGCGTCTTGCGCAGGCCGATGGCGTACGCGGCCTCGCTCTGCCCCCGGGGCACGGCGTTGATGCCCGACCGGAAGATCTCCGCCTGCACCGAGCCGTTGTAGAGCGTCAGCCCGATGACCAGCGCCCACATGGGGTCGGAGGTGAAGACCGCCGCGTACAGCAGGAAGATCATGATGAGCAGCGGCATGGCGCGGAAGAACTCCACCACCACGGCGGCCGCCCAGCGGACGGGCTTGTGGTCGGAGAGCCGTGCGGCGGCCAGCACGGTCCCGAGCACCAGCGACAGCACCGCCGCGATGGCGAAGGTCTTGAGCGTCGTCACCAGTCCGTCGACGATGCGCTGCTGGGTCTCGGTGTACTCGTAGTCGTCCCACAGGCCGGCCTGGAACTGGCCGGTGTCGTCGAGCCGGTAGAGGACGAAGCCGATCAGGCCCAGCAGCGCGACGGTGGAGAGCGCGCCGTAGATCCGGTTGCGCACCCGTGCCTTGGGGCCGGGGACGTCGTACAGCACGCTGCCGCTCATCGGGCCACCGCCAGCCGGTTCTCCAGCAGCCGGAACAGGCCGCTGATCGCGAATGTGATGATGATGTAGCAGACCGCGATCCACAGGAAGATCACGTAGATGTTGTAGCCCGACGCCGCGTTGAGCGTCTTCTGCACCGAACCCAGCTCGCTCACGTTGAAGCCGGAGGCGATCGCCGTGTTCTTGGCGAGGGCGATCAGCAGGCTGCCGATGGGCGGGATCGCCGTCCGGGCGGCCTGCGGCAGCACGACCTGACCCAGTGTCTGGGTGAAGGTCATCCCGAGGGAGCGGGCGGCCTCCGCCTGGCCCACCGGCACGGTGTTGATGCCGGACCGGACGGCCTCGCAGATGAAGGCCGAGGTGTAGCACCCCAGGGCCAGCACGGCGAGCCAGAAGGAGTCCCAGCCCTTGAGGCCCAGCGCGGGCAGCCCCAGGGTGACGGCGAGGAAGAGGAGCACCAGCGGGGTGTTGCGCAGCAGCGTCACCCACGTGGTGCCGAATATTCGCAGGGCGGGCACCGGAGAGACGCGGAACGCCGCGACGAGGGTGCCCAGCACCAGGGCCAGCAGTCCGCTGAGCACCGTTAGTTCGACGGTGCCGAGGAAACCTTCGCGGAACATCGCGAAGTTGTCCGACAGAACGTTCACGTCAACTCTCCGGGAAGCGCGCGCCGGTCAGTAGCGCTCGATGGCGGGCGGAGTCGGGGCGGTGGATCCCGAGCGGCCCAGCGTGGCGTCGTAGGCCTTCTTCCAGTCGCCGTTCTTCTCGTGCGCCTCGATCGCCTTGTTGACCGCCTCGCGCAGCGCCGCGTCGTCCTTGCGCAGGCCCACGCCGTACGGCTCCTTGGAGAAGGTGTTGTCGACGACCTTCAGAGCGCCCTTGTTCTCGGCCGCGTAGCCCTTGAGGATCGCGTCGTCGGTGGTGACCGCGTCGACCGTGCCGTTGACCAGGTCCTGCACACACAGCTGGTAGCCCTGCTGCGCCTTGGCCTCCGCGACGCCGTACTTCTCCTCCTTGATCCGCTTGAGCGGGGTGGAGCCGGTCGCCGAGCAGACCTTCTTGCCCTTGAGGTCGTCCGGGCCCTTGATGTCGCTGTCCGCCTTCACCAGCAGGCTCTGGCCGGCGATGTAGTACGGGCCGCCGAAGCCGACCTGCTTCTTCCGCTCGTCGTTGATCGTGTACGTGCCGACGTAGAGGTCGACGCCGCCGCTGGCGATCTGCGTCTCACGGGCCTCGGAAGGGACCGTCTTGAACTCGATGTGGGCCTCGTCGAAACCGAGGTCGGCCGCGATCATGCGGGCGATCTCCACGTCGAAGCCGGAGCGCTTCTTGTTGCCCGGGTTCTCGAAGCCCAGCCCGGGCTGGTCGGCCTTCGTGCCGATCGTGATCTTCTTGCCCTTGATCTTCTCGAAGACGGGCGAGCCCTGGACGTCGGCCGAGGTGTTCACCTGGTACGTCGGCGCCGCCGGCGCAGAGGAGTTGCCGTCGGCCTTGTCGCTCTTGTCGTCGGGGCTGCCCGACTTGCCGCAGGCGGTCGCGGTGGCGGTCAGCGCCAGCACCACGGCGGCCGCCGCGGCGGTGTTGCGGAGCTTCATGAAGGACATCCTTTGCGTCTGCGGGGCGTGGTGCGCGGTGGAACGGCGGGGGAGTGGAAGGGCGGCGGGGCCTCGCGCCCCCGCCCGCCTCAGTGGTGCAGGATCTTCGACAGGAAGTCCTTCGCCCGGTCGCTGCGGGGGTTGTTGAAGAACTGGTCGGGCCGGGCCTCTTCGACGATCCGGCCGTCCGCCATGAACACCACGCGGTTCGCCGCCGAGCGGGCGAAGCCCATCTCGTGGGTGACGACGACCATCGTCATGCCGTCCCGGGCGAGCTGCTGCATGACCTCCAGCACCTCATTGATCATTTCCGGGTCGAGGGCCGAGGTCGGCTCGTCGAAGAGCATCACCTTCGGGTCCATGGCCAGCGCGCGGGCGATCGCCACGCGCTGCTGCTGGCCGCCGGAGAGCTGTGCCGGGTACTTGTCCGCCTGGGCGCCCACCCCGACCCGGTCGAGCAGGGCACGGGCCGTCTTCTCGGCCTCCTTGCGGTCCTTCCTGCGGACCTTCACCTGCCCCAGCGTCACGTTCTCCAGCACGGTCTTGTGCGCGAAGAGGTTGAACGACTGGAAGACCATGCCGACGTCGGCGCGCAGCCGCGCCAGCTCCCTGCCTTCCTGGGGCAGCGGTTTGCCGTCGATGCTGATCGACCCGGAATCTGTCGTTTCCAGCCGGTTGATCGTCCTGCACAGTGTCGACTTGCCGGACCCGGAGGGCCCGATGACGACCACGACCTCGCCACGCGCGATCGTCAGGTCGATGTCCTGGAGCACATGCAGTGCGCCGAAGTGCTTGTTGACCTTGTCCAGGACGACCAGTGCGTCCGCGGCAGGTGCCGCGTCCTTGGTCACCGATACCTCGCTCATCGGCGTTCCTCGCTCCGTCCTCCTCGGTTGGGAGGACCCTAATGAGCCGCAACGACCAGCGTCATTACATCTGAGCTGAAATTGAGCATAACGATCCAGCGTCAACCGGACACTCCGCGTCAACGGGACGCCAGGGGCGTACGGGCGTACCGGCTGCATAACAGAAGCCCTCCGGCGGGCAGGAACCCCTTGACGCACCCGGCATCCATCGGCGTGGATGCGGTGTTGCCGTACGCGCTGCCCGGAGGGGGCCGATGAGACTCCTGCTCGTGGAGGACGACGATCACGTCGCCGCGGCCCTGTCGGCCGTGCTGGCCCGGCACGGCTTCGACGTCACCCACGCCCGTAGCGGCGAGGAGGCCCTCCACGCACTGTTGCCGGCCGGAGGCGTGCCCTTCAGCGTCGTCCTGCTCGACCTCGGCCTGCCCGACCAGGACGGCTTCGAGGTCTGCGGCAAGATCCGCAAGCGCACCGCCACGCCCGTCATCATGGTCACCGCCCGGGCCGACACCCGCTCGAAGATCCACGGCCTGAACCTGGGCGCGGACGACTACGTGGTCAAGCCCTACGACACGGGCGAGCTGCTCGCCCGCATCCACGCCGTCGCCCGCCGCACCCCGCAGACCGAGAGCGCCCCCGGGCAGCCGCAGGACCCCGCGGCCCCCCAGGCCCTGTCCCTCGGCCCGCTGACCATCGAACTCCCCAACCGCCGCGTCTTCGTGGACGGCACCACCGTCCCCCTCACTCGCAAGGAGTTCGACCTGCTCGCCCTGCTCGCCCAGCGCCCGGGCGTCGTCTTCCGCCGCGAACAGATCATCAGTGAGGTCTGGCGCACCAGTTGGGAGGGGACGGGGCGCACGCTGGAGGTGCACATCGCCTCGCTCCGCTCGAAACTGCGCCTGCCGGCACTGATCGAGACGGTTCGCGGAGTCGGCTACAAAATCGTGCTCCCGGTCTGAGGCCGGCCGAGCCCGTGCGCACCCGACTCCTTCCGCTCCTCATCGTCCTCATGGCCGGCGTGCTGCTGGCGCTCGGCTTCCCGCTCGCCGCGGGCATGGCCGCCGTGCACCAGCAGCGGGTCGTGGTCGACCGCATCGACGACACCGCCCGCTTCGCCGCGCTCGCCCAGTACGTCACCTCGCGTCCCTTCGAACCGGCCGACGAAGCGGACGAACGGCTCATCACGCTGCGCTCCGAACTGGCCCGCTACGAGGACCTCTACGGCATCAAGGCCGGCATCTTCTACCGCAACGAGAAGGCCATGGCCGTCGCCCCCGCCCAGTGGTCGCTGCCCGCCGGCGGCGAGGGCCGGCAGGCGTTCCTGGAGGCCCTCGCCGGGCGCCGCAGCCACGACCCCCGGCAGGTCTGGCCCTGGTGGCACAGCCGGCTCACCGTCGCCTCGCCCGTCATCCGCGACGGCGACGTCGTCGCGGTCGTCGTCACCGAATCGCCCACCGGGGGGCTGCGCTCGCGGATCCTGCACGACTGGCTGGTGCTCGCGGCCGGCGAGACGGCGGCGATGCTGGTCGCCGTCGGCGCGGCCTTCCGCCTCACCGGCTGGGTGCTCAAGCCCGTACGGACCCTCGACGTCGCCGCGCACGACATCGCGACGGGCCGCATGAACTCCCGCGTCGTGGCCGACAGCGGGCCGCCGGAGCTGCGCCGCCTGGCGCGCTCCTTCAACGAGATGGCCGACAACGTCGAGGACGTCCTCGAACAGCAGCGGGCCTTCGTCGCCGACGCCTCGCACCAGCTGCGCAACCCGCTCGCCGCCCTGCTGCTGCGCATCGACCTGCTGGCCCTGGACCTCCCCGACGGGCACGGGGAGGTCGTGTCGGTGCGCGCGGAGGGCAAGCGTCTCGCCCGCGTCCTGGACGACCTGCTGGACCTGGCGCTGGCGGAGCACGCCGCCAGCGACGCGCAGCTGACGGACATAGCCGAGGTCGTCACCGACCGGATGGGCGCCTGGTCGCCGGTCGCCGACCGCGAGGGCGTCACGCTCGCCTACGCCGGCCCGTCCGCCGTGACCGGCTGGGCCGACCCCATCGCCCTCTCCAGCGCCCTGGACGCCGTCGTGGACAACGCGCTGAAGTTCACGCCCGAGGGCGCCCGGGTCGACGTCGCCGTCGGCCTGGCCGGCGACCGCGTCCACATCACGGTCGCCGACGGCGGCCCGGGACTCACCGAGGAGGAGCTCACCCGCGTCGGCGACCGTTTCTGGCGCAGCGGCCGGCACCAGAACGTCTCGGGCTCGGGCCTGGGCCTGTCCATCTCCCGCGCGCTCCTGGCGGCCGGCGGCGCCACCATCTCCTACGCGCAGAACCAGCCCAACGGCCTGCGGGTCACCATCGCGGTGCCACGTGCCGGGGACACCCCCTAGGGCTTGACCGACACGTAATAGCGGCGCGCACCCTCGTGCAGTGTCAGCGGGTTGGTGAAGATCGCCGTACGGAGGTCCACTTTCTGCGCGGCGTGCACCTTGGTCCCTATGCGGTCCCTGCTTCTGATCACCGTACGCGTGACGCTCTCGGTGAGGCCGGCGTCGGTGCTCTCCAGCGTCACCAGGAGGTTCGCGACCGCGATCGTCTTCACGACCTGACCGGAGCGCTGCTCGGGATAGGCGTCCGCCGGCATCGTGGCCGCCCGGTAGAAGCGCGTCTGCGGCCCGAGGGCGTGCAGCGGCCCGATCAGGTCCCCGAGCTGCACCAGGCGGATCGGCAGCCGGCGGCCGAGCGACTGGACGGCGTTGGTCGGCAGCCCGCCGGACCAGAAGAAGGCGTCCAGCCGGCCCTTCTCCAGCAGTCCCGGCATCCGGTCGATGCCGACGCGCACCGGCTCGATGTCCGAGTCGAAGCGGAGCCCGGCCGCCTCCAGCAGCCGCCGCGTGATCAGCTGCACCCCCGACGCGTCCGCCCCGACCCCCACCCGCAGCCCCTTGAGGTCCCTCGCTGACCGCACGGCCGAGTCCCTGGGCACGACCAACTGCATGTAGTCGTCGTACAGCCGTGCGCACGCACGCAGCCGGTCCGCCCCCGTCCGGTGCTCCTGCTGGTAGGTGGCCACGGCGTCCGCCGTCGCCAGGGTGAAGTCGGCCTTGCCGGCGGTGAGCTGCCGCAGGTTGTCCATGCCGCCCTGGCTGCGTGTGAGCTGCACGTCCAACGACGGCAGGTCCTGCGCCAGGTCCTCCTTGAGGAGATCGCCGTACTTGGCGTACACGCCGGTCGGCACCCCCGTGGAGAACCACAGCCGGCCGCTGGGCTTCGGTTTCTCGCCGGGTGGCAGCAGCCACCACAGCAACAGTGCGAACACGGCGGCGGCCACCGCGCCCGTCTGCACGGCGCGGCGCCTGCCCGGGTGCGGAAGTCGTGGAGCCATGGGCGGATCCTGCCAGTCCGCCCGCCGGTCGTGAAGACGGGAGGAGGCGGGGTGTCCGGCAGACCACGTACCCTGGTCGATTGAGATGAGTGCGAAGACATACGAGGTGCGCACCTACGGGTGCCAGATGAACGTCCATGACTCCGAGCGGCTCTCCGGTCTGCTGGAGGACGCGGGCTACGTCCGCGCGCCCGAGGGCACCGCGGAGGGGGAGGCCGACGTCGTCGTCTTCAACACCTGCGCGGTGCGGGAGAACGCCGACAACAAGCTGTACGGCAATCTCGGCCGGCTCGCCCCGATGAAGACGAAGCGTCCCGGCATGCAGATCGCCGTCGGCGGCTGCCTCGCTCAGAAGGACCGCGACACCATCGTGAAGCGCGCCCCCTGGGTCGACGTCGTCTTCGGCACGCACAACATCGGCAAGCTGCCGGTCCTGCTGGAGCGCGCCCGCGTCCAGGAGGAGGCGCAGGTCGAGATCGCCGAGTCGCTGGAGGCGTTCCCCTCGACGCTGCCCACGCGGCGCGAGAGCGCGTACGCGGCCTGGGTGTCCATCTCCGTCGGCTGCAACAACACCTGCACGTTCTGCATCGTCCCGGCGCTGCGCGGCAAGGAGAAGGACCGCCGCACCGGCGACATCCTCGCCGAGATCGAGGCGCTGGTCGGCGAGGGCGTCAGCGAGATCACCCTGCTCGGCCAGAACGTCAACGCCTACGGCTCGGACATCGGCGACCGCGAGGCGTTCTCCAAGCTGCT is a window encoding:
- a CDS encoding amino acid ABC transporter ATP-binding protein yields the protein MSEVSVTKDAAPAADALVVLDKVNKHFGALHVLQDIDLTIARGEVVVVIGPSGSGKSTLCRTINRLETTDSGSISIDGKPLPQEGRELARLRADVGMVFQSFNLFAHKTVLENVTLGQVKVRRKDRKEAEKTARALLDRVGVGAQADKYPAQLSGGQQQRVAIARALAMDPKVMLFDEPTSALDPEMINEVLEVMQQLARDGMTMVVVTHEMGFARSAANRVVFMADGRIVEEARPDQFFNNPRSDRAKDFLSKILHH
- a CDS encoding rhodanese-like domain-containing protein codes for the protein MRIEELLTAARAGLDRLSPAGAAAAQADGGLLVDIRYAALRERDGTIPGALVVERNELEWRLDPACDHRAAQATSHGLWVIVLCDEGYASSLAAVSLHRLGLHRATDVVGGFQAWRAAGLPVLSPGAGAAGAAGPGRGVP
- a CDS encoding amino acid ABC transporter permease, coding for MSGSVLYDVPGPKARVRNRIYGALSTVALLGLIGFVLYRLDDTGQFQAGLWDDYEYTETQQRIVDGLVTTLKTFAIAAVLSLVLGTVLAAARLSDHKPVRWAAAVVVEFFRAMPLLIMIFLLYAAVFTSDPMWALVIGLTLYNGSVQAEIFRSGINAVPRGQSEAAYAIGLRKTQVMTSVLVPQAVRSMLPSIISQLVVTLKDTSLGFIILYEELLFVGKSFAQQTPPVNGVYAFIPMVIVFGSIYILLCLALSSVATWIERRTKRSRKGTPPAMPLNGAALTAETTAGGAGADGVQAG
- a CDS encoding FAD-dependent monooxygenase: MDPVIVVGAGPVGLTLALALARYEVPVTVLDEASYRSAEQQEGRLARTVVLRPETAALLERLGCATTEGTRWTGWRTLHRRSVVAHVPFAAPGAGEAQRKPDETDDHEGDGDPGATPAEPSPLHLPQHALTRELCAALAGEADVRIVRDSRLTMLKQDPSGVTVHTGGDNGTQWRAGYLVGCDGARSVVRKLLGARFPGRTAVERHAVAALRAELPWPGEAVLHRSPPRGGEVTARPLPGGVWRLDWPLPPDGELVTPDALLARVNDALGVWCGEVPTYDLLDTGVHAVHHRLARRWRSGRAFLAGDAAHLLGALGTQGLDEGLKDAENLAWKLALAWHHGGSDALLDSYQAERRGAVAARLRAADRTLPAVRGQGGWRSVRRVVVPGAARGHDMVLTEGHLGRGLLGTPAVYARTPLVPAAPPASSVTVGTAIGEQVADVAVTAPDGSDTRLRDRLGGDLLVVLVAPGTGVWERRHWMGAGLMPRLAAAVSALPMAAELLVTEGYPGADAHTVLVVRPDGHLVAALAGVRPAELYACADAARGGAAGAGEAAGASEEEATAASEATANR
- a CDS encoding response regulator transcription factor; the encoded protein is MRLLLVEDDDHVAAALSAVLARHGFDVTHARSGEEALHALLPAGGVPFSVVLLDLGLPDQDGFEVCGKIRKRTATPVIMVTARADTRSKIHGLNLGADDYVVKPYDTGELLARIHAVARRTPQTESAPGQPQDPAAPQALSLGPLTIELPNRRVFVDGTTVPLTRKEFDLLALLAQRPGVVFRREQIISEVWRTSWEGTGRTLEVHIASLRSKLRLPALIETVRGVGYKIVLPV
- a CDS encoding cysteine dioxygenase, with amino-acid sequence MSFRVRTSTSSCQASLAPQSAPSEAELLAFVRRTAADAELVAALPLDPEGRTWIRLEGPGGSEAWLIGWPPGAGTGWHDHGGSHGAFAAAAGGLTEQSLAAQLPTEGWKVLELADGVDRERRLTGGDGRAFGPHHVHQVFNTSPTEHAVSVHAYYPPLPMMRRYGRTGQVLRLEQVEWPEEWG
- a CDS encoding TAXI family TRAP transporter solute-binding subunit — translated: MAPRLPHPGRRRAVQTGAVAAAVFALLLWWLLPPGEKPKPSGRLWFSTGVPTGVYAKYGDLLKEDLAQDLPSLDVQLTRSQGGMDNLRQLTAGKADFTLATADAVATYQQEHRTGADRLRACARLYDDYMQLVVPRDSAVRSARDLKGLRVGVGADASGVQLITRRLLEAAGLRFDSDIEPVRVGIDRMPGLLEKGRLDAFFWSGGLPTNAVQSLGRRLPIRLVQLGDLIGPLHALGPQTRFYRAATMPADAYPEQRSGQVVKTIAVANLLVTLESTDAGLTESVTRTVIRSRDRIGTKVHAAQKVDLRTAIFTNPLTLHEGARRYYVSVKP
- the recX gene encoding recombination regulator RecX; the protein is MSGSQAWPGDGPGPRDASEPRADDRTGGGALSPSRAGDGAPPPPEEQARAICLRLLTGSPRTRRQLAEALAKRGISDEVAEEVLSRFEDVGLIDDAAFAGAWVESRHRGRGLARRALARELRTKGVDATLIDEAVGQLDAEQEERTARELVERKLRSTRGLDREKRIRRLAGMLARKGYSEGLALRVVRRALEEEGDDPELLEWYLPEG
- a CDS encoding amino acid ABC transporter permease; protein product: MNVLSDNFAMFREGFLGTVELTVLSGLLALVLGTLVAAFRVSPVPALRIFGTTWVTLLRNTPLVLLFLAVTLGLPALGLKGWDSFWLAVLALGCYTSAFICEAVRSGINTVPVGQAEAARSLGMTFTQTLGQVVLPQAARTAIPPIGSLLIALAKNTAIASGFNVSELGSVQKTLNAASGYNIYVIFLWIAVCYIIITFAISGLFRLLENRLAVAR
- a CDS encoding putative leader peptide, whose translation is MTDTGLRFWRRVHLDLVRYAGCVCRPSC
- a CDS encoding sensor histidine kinase, encoding MRTRLLPLLIVLMAGVLLALGFPLAAGMAAVHQQRVVVDRIDDTARFAALAQYVTSRPFEPADEADERLITLRSELARYEDLYGIKAGIFYRNEKAMAVAPAQWSLPAGGEGRQAFLEALAGRRSHDPRQVWPWWHSRLTVASPVIRDGDVVAVVVTESPTGGLRSRILHDWLVLAAGETAAMLVAVGAAFRLTGWVLKPVRTLDVAAHDIATGRMNSRVVADSGPPELRRLARSFNEMADNVEDVLEQQRAFVADASHQLRNPLAALLLRIDLLALDLPDGHGEVVSVRAEGKRLARVLDDLLDLALAEHAASDAQLTDIAEVVTDRMGAWSPVADREGVTLAYAGPSAVTGWADPIALSSALDAVVDNALKFTPEGARVDVAVGLAGDRVHITVADGGPGLTEEELTRVGDRFWRSGRHQNVSGSGLGLSISRALLAAGGATISYAQNQPNGLRVTIAVPRAGDTP
- a CDS encoding glutamate ABC transporter substrate-binding protein; its protein translation is MKLRNTAAAAAVVLALTATATACGKSGSPDDKSDKADGNSSAPAAPTYQVNTSADVQGSPVFEKIKGKKITIGTKADQPGLGFENPGNKKRSGFDVEIARMIAADLGFDEAHIEFKTVPSEARETQIASGGVDLYVGTYTINDERKKQVGFGGPYYIAGQSLLVKADSDIKGPDDLKGKKVCSATGSTPLKRIKEEKYGVAEAKAQQGYQLCVQDLVNGTVDAVTTDDAILKGYAAENKGALKVVDNTFSKEPYGVGLRKDDAALREAVNKAIEAHEKNGDWKKAYDATLGRSGSTAPTPPAIERY